From a region of the Kaistia sp. 32K genome:
- a CDS encoding MarR family winged helix-turn-helix transcriptional regulator, with protein sequence MADINFATDSKGQASVQRDETVTPPLSIQQQPELVLIELLFYAYRDFVSDPDVVLAKFQFGRAHHRVVHFVNRHPGMRVADLLDILKITKQSLGRVLKQLIDTGYIEQVPGPVDRRQRLLYATAKGRALDQRLTEPQAERIRAALAPLGPEGRLAAERFLRLMIDPAERDKVAQMIEQ encoded by the coding sequence ATGGCTGACATAAATTTCGCCACCGATTCGAAGGGACAGGCATCTGTGCAGCGCGACGAGACCGTGACACCGCCGCTATCGATTCAGCAGCAGCCCGAACTCGTCCTGATTGAGCTCCTGTTCTATGCCTATCGGGACTTCGTGTCGGATCCCGATGTCGTGCTGGCGAAGTTCCAGTTCGGCCGCGCGCATCACCGCGTCGTCCACTTCGTCAACCGGCATCCGGGCATGCGCGTCGCCGACCTGCTCGACATCCTGAAGATCACCAAGCAGAGCCTCGGGCGGGTGCTGAAGCAGCTGATCGATACCGGCTATATCGAGCAGGTGCCGGGGCCGGTCGACCGGCGGCAGCGGCTGCTCTATGCCACCGCCAAGGGCAGGGCGCTCGACCAGCGCCTGACCGAACCGCAGGCGGAACGCATCCGCGCCGCGCTGGCGCCGCTGGGGCCGGAAGGCCGTCTGGCGGCGGAGCGTTTCCTTCGGTTGATGATCGATCCGGCCGAACGGGATAAGGTCGCCCAGATGATCGAACAGTGA
- a CDS encoding branched-chain amino acid aminotransferase, whose protein sequence is MSAVPFDQKDGWIWMNGSFVPWKDAKIHVLTHGLHYASAVFEGERAYGGEIFKLREHTERLFLSAEILDFKIPYTIEEIDEACNATLAKNGLTDGYLRPIAWRGSEAMGVSAQKNRINVAIAAWEWPSYFSPAERLKGIRLDWAKYRRPDPKTAPSLAKASGLYMICTISKHAAESRGYADALMLDWEGNVAEATGANVFFVKDGVIHTPQADRFLNGITRQTVIGLAKARGIEVIERRIAPEELSTFSECWLCGTAAEVTPVSEIGEYKFTPGKISADLMQAYTDLVQPAEVSA, encoded by the coding sequence ATGAGCGCGGTTCCCTTCGACCAGAAAGATGGTTGGATCTGGATGAACGGATCCTTCGTTCCGTGGAAGGACGCGAAGATTCACGTACTCACCCATGGCCTGCACTATGCGAGCGCCGTGTTCGAGGGCGAGCGCGCCTATGGCGGCGAGATCTTCAAGCTGCGCGAGCATACCGAACGCCTGTTCCTTTCGGCCGAAATCCTCGACTTCAAGATCCCCTACACGATCGAGGAGATCGACGAGGCCTGCAACGCGACGCTGGCCAAGAACGGCCTGACCGACGGCTATCTGCGTCCGATCGCCTGGCGCGGCAGCGAGGCCATGGGCGTCTCGGCCCAGAAGAACCGGATCAACGTCGCCATCGCCGCCTGGGAATGGCCGTCCTACTTCTCGCCTGCCGAGCGCCTGAAGGGCATCCGGCTCGACTGGGCGAAGTACCGTCGTCCCGACCCGAAGACGGCGCCGTCGCTCGCCAAGGCCTCCGGCCTCTACATGATCTGCACGATCTCCAAGCACGCGGCCGAATCCCGCGGCTATGCCGACGCGCTGATGCTCGACTGGGAAGGCAACGTCGCCGAGGCGACCGGCGCCAACGTGTTCTTCGTCAAGGATGGCGTCATCCACACCCCGCAGGCCGACCGCTTCCTGAACGGCATCACGCGCCAGACGGTCATCGGCCTCGCCAAGGCCCGGGGCATCGAGGTGATCGAGCGCCGCATCGCTCCGGAAGAACTGTCGACCTTCTCGGAATGCTGGCTCTGCGGCACCGCCGCCGAAGTCACGCCCGTCTCGGAGATCGGCGAATACAAGTTCACGCCGGGCAAGATCAGCGCTGACCTGATGCAGGCCTATACGGACCTGGTCCAGCCGGCCGAGGTCTCAGCCTAA
- a CDS encoding response regulator yields MSDLATDALPDDAPHLLVIDDDARIRTLLSRYLNDNGFRVDVAANAAEARKLLGGLAFDLLVVDVMMPGENGLDLLKSLRESMDVPILMLTARTEIDSRIKGLELGADDYLGKPFEPRELLLRINAILKRGTAPAAPLIEQVRFGPFTFHIARRELRRGQETIRLTDRERQIMAVFAETPNETVPRLSLLAEDEPAGERTIDVQINRLRRKIEVDPANPLFLQTVRGIGYRLVTEA; encoded by the coding sequence ATGAGCGATTTGGCGACGGACGCCCTGCCTGATGACGCGCCGCATCTGCTGGTCATCGACGACGATGCCCGCATCCGGACGCTGCTATCGCGCTATCTGAACGACAACGGATTCCGCGTCGATGTCGCCGCCAACGCGGCGGAGGCGCGCAAGCTGCTCGGCGGGCTCGCCTTCGACCTGCTGGTCGTCGACGTGATGATGCCGGGCGAGAACGGCCTCGACCTCCTGAAGAGCCTGCGCGAAAGCATGGACGTGCCGATCCTGATGCTGACGGCGCGGACGGAAATCGACAGCCGGATCAAGGGGCTGGAACTCGGCGCCGATGATTATCTCGGCAAGCCGTTCGAGCCGCGCGAGCTGCTCCTGCGCATCAACGCCATCCTGAAGCGCGGCACCGCCCCGGCGGCGCCGCTGATCGAGCAGGTGCGCTTCGGCCCGTTCACCTTCCACATCGCCCGGCGCGAACTCCGGCGCGGACAGGAGACGATCCGGCTGACCGACCGCGAGCGGCAGATCATGGCCGTCTTCGCCGAGACGCCGAACGAGACGGTGCCGCGTCTCTCGCTTCTGGCCGAGGATGAGCCGGCCGGCGAGCGGACCATCGACGTGCAGATCAATCGGCTGCGGCGCAAGATCGAGGTCGATCCCGCCAATCCGCTGTTCCTGCAGACCGTGCGCGGCATCGGCTACCGGCTGGTGACGGAAGCGTGA
- a CDS encoding accessory factor UbiK family protein, whose protein sequence is MNTTPNRLFDEFAKLMTDAAGMAQGVKREAETVMKHQAERLFADMDFVKRDEFDVVREMAQKARAENEALSAKVAELEAKLAVLTQGHVVAAPKSDEH, encoded by the coding sequence ATGAACACGACCCCGAACCGGCTGTTCGACGAATTCGCCAAGCTGATGACCGACGCCGCCGGCATGGCGCAGGGGGTCAAGCGCGAGGCCGAGACGGTGATGAAGCACCAGGCCGAGCGGCTGTTCGCCGACATGGATTTCGTCAAGCGCGACGAGTTCGACGTCGTCCGCGAGATGGCGCAGAAGGCGCGCGCCGAAAACGAGGCGCTTTCGGCTAAGGTGGCCGAGCTCGAGGCGAAGCTCGCCGTGCTCACCCAGGGCCACGTGGTGGCGGCGCCGAAGTCAGACGAACACTGA
- a CDS encoding ATP-binding protein: protein MRRAARRAEPFFDALLVPYRFIGKRLAAAMPKGLYARALIIIITPIVILQSVVAFVFMERHWQTVTQRLSAATVRDIAAIVDLIDTYPADPNFTQIIRIAQDRLDLIVSVTPNETLPPAAPKPFFSLLDSALSKEIGRQINKPFWIDTVGRSNLVEIRIQLGDKVLRVLARRSQTYASNSEIFIFWMVGTSLVLLAIAIAFLRNQIRPIQQLADAAEDFGMGRETADFNPRGAREVRRASAAFMEMRHRIERQMEQRTTMLAGVSHDLRTVLTRFRLQLALLRETPDIRAMRRDVDDMQRMLEGYLAFARDDADEPTAATNIGTLMAEVAENARRVGHNVAQEFRGDPIVSLRPNDFKRLLSNLVMNACRHGDSIRLHGVHTDGWLVIHVDDDGPGIDELEREAVFRPFYRLDEARNLDESGTGLGLPIARDIARFHGGDVTLSEAPGGGLRATVRIPA from the coding sequence ATGCGCCGCGCGGCGCGGCGGGCGGAGCCCTTCTTCGACGCTCTGCTGGTGCCCTACCGCTTCATCGGCAAGCGGCTGGCCGCCGCGATGCCGAAGGGCCTTTATGCGCGCGCGCTGATCATCATCATCACGCCGATCGTCATCCTGCAGTCGGTCGTCGCCTTCGTCTTCATGGAGCGGCACTGGCAGACGGTGACGCAGCGCCTGTCGGCCGCGACGGTGCGCGACATCGCCGCGATCGTCGACCTGATCGACACCTATCCGGCCGATCCGAATTTCACCCAGATCATCCGCATCGCGCAGGATCGGCTCGACCTGATCGTCTCGGTGACGCCGAACGAGACCTTGCCGCCGGCGGCGCCGAAACCGTTCTTCTCGCTGCTCGACAGCGCGCTGTCGAAGGAGATCGGCCGGCAGATCAACAAGCCGTTCTGGATCGACACGGTCGGCCGCTCCAACCTGGTCGAGATCCGCATCCAGCTCGGCGACAAGGTGCTGCGCGTGCTGGCGCGGCGCAGCCAGACCTATGCGTCGAATTCGGAGATCTTCATCTTCTGGATGGTCGGCACCAGCCTGGTGCTGCTCGCCATCGCCATCGCCTTCCTGCGCAACCAGATCCGGCCGATCCAGCAGCTCGCCGACGCGGCCGAGGATTTCGGCATGGGCCGCGAGACCGCCGACTTCAACCCGCGCGGCGCGCGCGAGGTGCGGCGCGCCAGCGCCGCCTTCATGGAGATGCGCCATCGCATCGAACGGCAGATGGAGCAGCGCACCACCATGCTGGCCGGCGTCAGCCATGACCTCCGCACGGTGCTGACGCGCTTCCGCCTGCAGCTGGCGCTGCTTCGGGAGACGCCGGACATAAGGGCGATGCGGCGCGACGTCGACGATATGCAGCGCATGCTGGAAGGCTATCTGGCGTTCGCCCGCGACGATGCCGACGAGCCGACGGCGGCGACGAACATCGGCACCTTGATGGCTGAAGTCGCCGAGAACGCCCGCCGCGTCGGCCATAACGTGGCGCAGGAATTCCGCGGCGATCCGATCGTCAGCCTGCGCCCGAACGACTTCAAGCGCCTCTTGTCCAATCTGGTCATGAACGCCTGCCGCCATGGCGACAGCATCCGCCTGCACGGCGTGCATACGGATGGCTGGCTGGTCATCCATGTCGACGACGACGGCCCCGGCATCGACGAGCTGGAGCGCGAGGCGGTGTTCCGGCCGTTCTACCGGCTGGACGAGGCGCGCAATCTCGACGAGAGCGGCACCGGCCTCGGCCTGCCGATCGCCCGCGACATCGCCCGCTTCCACGGCGGTGACGTCACCCTCTCGGAAGCCCCCGGCGGCGGCCTCCGCGCCACGGTAAGGATTCCGGCGTAA
- a CDS encoding GIY-YIG nuclease family protein translates to MQRDDKKAAIAAYKKREDTPGIYAVRCAASGQAWVGKTPNLDAIQNRLWFTLGHGSCTSASLQKAWREHGEAAFAFEILERLEPEESAYIRNALLKERGLHWRSALGAETV, encoded by the coding sequence ATGCAGCGCGACGACAAAAAAGCGGCGATCGCGGCTTACAAGAAACGGGAAGACACGCCCGGCATCTATGCCGTCCGCTGCGCCGCGAGCGGTCAGGCCTGGGTCGGCAAGACCCCCAATCTCGACGCCATCCAGAACCGGCTCTGGTTCACCCTCGGCCATGGCAGCTGCACCTCGGCGAGCCTGCAGAAGGCCTGGCGCGAGCATGGCGAGGCCGCGTTCGCCTTCGAGATACTGGAGCGGCTGGAGCCGGAAGAGTCTGCCTATATCCGCAACGCGCTGCTGAAGGAGCGCGGCCTTCACTGGCGGAGCGCACTCGGCGCCGAGACCGTCTGA
- a CDS encoding VOC family protein produces MSHPDTDTARKATGLPFALTRPIHVAEVGLRAHDVEKLAEYYRALLGLETLAGPAGTATLGAGGVPFLVIEPASRGAPADDTRQAGLFHTAFLMPSRADLARWILHASETRVPVDGTADHLVSEAIYLTDPEGNGIEVYADRPAEAWAWDGDTIRMATDPLDVNAIVGELNSPADRWQGAPEFLRIGHIHLRVGDARAAAAWWQHEVGLEQVTAMPSASFLSSGRYHHHVGANSWQSRGAGPRDPARAGLAYVTLAGTGIPFERELSDPWGTRVRLRPGG; encoded by the coding sequence ATGAGCCATCCGGATACCGATACCGCCAGGAAAGCCACCGGCCTGCCCTTCGCGCTGACGCGGCCGATCCATGTCGCCGAGGTCGGCCTCAGGGCGCATGACGTCGAGAAGCTCGCCGAATACTACCGCGCCCTGCTGGGGTTGGAGACGCTTGCCGGCCCCGCCGGCACGGCGACGCTCGGCGCCGGCGGCGTGCCTTTCCTCGTCATCGAGCCGGCTTCGCGCGGCGCGCCGGCCGACGACACGCGCCAGGCGGGCCTGTTCCACACCGCCTTCCTGATGCCCTCGCGCGCCGATCTCGCCCGCTGGATCCTGCATGCGAGCGAAACGCGGGTGCCCGTCGACGGCACCGCCGACCATCTCGTCAGCGAGGCCATCTACCTGACCGATCCCGAGGGCAACGGCATCGAGGTCTACGCCGACCGGCCGGCCGAGGCCTGGGCCTGGGATGGCGACACGATCCGGATGGCGACGGACCCGCTCGACGTCAACGCCATCGTCGGCGAGCTGAACAGCCCCGCCGACCGCTGGCAGGGCGCGCCGGAATTCCTGCGCATCGGCCATATCCACCTGCGCGTCGGCGACGCGAGGGCGGCGGCAGCGTGGTGGCAGCACGAGGTCGGCCTCGAACAGGTCACGGCGATGCCGAGCGCCTCGTTCCTCTCCTCCGGCCGTTACCACCACCATGTCGGCGCCAACAGCTGGCAGAGCCGGGGCGCCGGCCCGCGCGATCCCGCCCGCGCCGGCCTCGCCTACGTCACCCTCGCCGGCACCGGCATCCCCTTCGAGCGGGAGCTTTCCGATCCCTGGGGCACACGCGTCCGCCTCCGCCCCGGCGGCTGA